cgggACTCCTATTTTGTAGATAAACTTCGAACCGCTCAACGAACCGCTTACTTGGAACGCACAATGCTGAATGCGATCTGCGTTACGGCTAGCTCACCGAAGTCAGATACAAAATGCatctcacagatacacacaccgAACGAAACGCCCACTCACACAGCGCCAACGTGCCGCTGCCGGCGTttgtgcgagcgagagaggCGAACCAAAAGCTCTCGCCGCATTGCcccgtctcgctcgcacccaCTGCCGGTCGGCCGGGGAACTCGGCTCACGTGTAATCACAACGTGCCGCACGTTTATTTGCCAACCGCCACTGGCGATGTTCGATAACATGAATAACCAGCGCCGGAAAATACGGAGAACACTCTgggaacaacagcaatagTCAGAACGCTTGGGTGCAGTTGAAAAAAATGTTGGTTACTTTACAATATTTTACCTTCAACAACTCCTCATTACTTTGAATATATCCTTATACTTATATTCCATTTAATACCTGTATTCAGTTTGCAAAACCACATAGATAACACTAATTTCTTCACATTCATAATATTTAATGACACATTTCGTTTTGATCcttttgaatataaataatctTTATATCAAAACGaatatttttttccagtgtagaGTTAAACGTTTTCACGAATCGGTCGTAGGCTTCGTCAGGGTGACATTGTTCGGCTCTGAGTGCCTCAGATGATCCGTTGAATAATCCTTTTGGGAATGGAATCAACAGTTGGTTGCAGGCGCGggcacacgcggcgtatacgcatCGGGCTCATTGAATGCGTATACTATAGCGAGCGTATATATTTACTTCGAGAGTTTCCTCGGTGGCGCGAGTTTCAGCACGTCGACATCGAATCGCGGTGGCAAATCGACTGGAGACGGAGGTTTGGGAAAATACTTTGGCTCGGTCTGAGGCGCTAGAAATAAATAACTGGCACTCTCAGTTCACAAAATCACTCACTCAGCGTGGCGATTTGACGTCAAAATGTTATTCAACCTAATTCTGAAATGACAGACAGATGGATCAATTTctaataattcattaaaagGATTAATGAATCATTTCATTGATTAGATGGTTAAACTTTTGTGTGCGACTTTAGtctaattatatttttagcatATAAGCGAAGATTGCTTGTATCAAATTGGTGaaatacatttcaaatatgaatttattcattaacttttgcaaaaaatatctaatttataaatgtaaaaaaaccGAAAGTGCCAGAGCCGAAATAAATGTCAGAACATCACAATGATTAGACCACTTCAGTCGATTCGCCCCAAGTTTCCACTCAAAGCTACGTAAGTTGTGCGATCGCTTTGCCAATGCCAAGGCTATGAAGGTACATACATCTAAATTATGCAACGCCTAATGTTAATTTCTTAAAGCTAATTTATCACTAAGCAAACACAACAATGGAGGAGCCGTTCAACGGAAAAGTAAGCCACGCCAACCTATTGTTCACGATGCACACCAACTTGTCcctacgtatacgtaatgcaagtaattgcgtatacgccgcatGTAACACATGAACGGGGCTCAGCCACGAAGACAGTTGGCTGATAAGCCTCCCAATGCAAAGAGCAAAACAATTAGATGCTAGATGCGATGCTCACACCCACCCAAAAAGGCCAAGGACTCGTGCCGCCTGACACATCCGCTTAACGTGGCCAAGTAGACTCATTTCGAACAACGCGACATGCGCCGGCGAAGTGTGCGATATCCTGGAGGGTCGCGTGTTTGAAAAGTGGGCTGCGTGCCGGCAACGTGTGCGAATCCTTCTATCCAAGCAGCGCATTATGAAATGGTTCAAGCGGATTGGTTGGCATcatttgataattttttattgCGGGCTCTCGAAATACATGTAGTGGCAAACATAAGGAGAAACTTGTTTCCAAGCTAAGATTGTACTGCAGGATATACACTAATCTAAACACCACTGTGCTCCTTGATCCAATCCCGTGCGAAACTTACTCTTGAATAGACACCCGGATAATCGGGCTTTGCGCAACCGTAGCCCCAACtaaccacgcccaccagcTCGCCCGATTCGGTGACCATCGGACCGCCGGAATCGCCTTGGCACGCATCCTTGCCGCCTTCCAGAAATCCAGCACAGATCATGCGCTCGGTAACGCCGCCATACTGCTTGTATTTCTCACTGCACAGCTCCTGATTAACCAGAGGCACCTCCACCTGACGCAGCCACTCGCGGGACTCCAGCAGGTTCTGGGTGTTGCCCCAACCACTCACATAGCAGGCTTCCCCGTCCATGAATTTCATCTGAGACTCGGGCAGCTTGACAGCCTTCTTGGTCTCGTCGAACTGGATGGGATgcgccagctgcagcaggGAGAAATCGTAATCCACATTGGTGTAGTTGAACTGGGCGTGCTGGACGATCTTCTGCACCCGCAGCAGTTGGCCACTGCGAGCGAACTCACTGGTGCCCAGGCGTATTTTCAGGCGATCTGCCGTTTTACCACTTTGAAATGAGGAAGCATTTTTGACATATTCTGCCGAAGAGTTTCCTTGCGTGGTTAACTTACTATGTGCAATGGGCGGCAGTCAGTATCCACTCCTCCGATATGATAGAACCTCCGCAAATGTGGGACGAAGTCTGCAGCGAAACCTGATGTGGTGCGTCGGTGATGTTGATGCGATGACCGCCCACAATACGGCCATCCAGGCGGGGTGATAGCCTCCAGGGATTCTTCACTATATCCTCGAGCGAGCGCTGCCTTCTAACAGGCTGCGGTATTAAACAAACGCCTGCCAGGACCAACAGGCTGCATTGCAGCATTAAAAACAAGCGGAGAGCCAACATGGTTGTTCAACATAAACCGAAGGTATTCAATGGCCCAAGGCAG
This genomic stretch from Drosophila teissieri strain GT53w chromosome 2L, Prin_Dtei_1.1, whole genome shotgun sequence harbors:
- the LOC122626773 gene encoding trypsin-1 gives rise to the protein MLALRLFLMLQCSLLVLAGVCLIPQPVRRQRSLEDIVKNPWRLSPRLDGRIVGGHRINITDAPHQVSLQTSSHICGGSIISEEWILTAAHCTYGKTADRLKIRLGTSEFARSGQLLRVQKIVQHAQFNYTNVDYDFSLLQLAHPIQFDETKKAVKLPESQMKFMDGEACYVSGWGNTQNLLESREWLRQVEVPLVNQELCSEKYKQYGGVTERMICAGFLEGGKDACQGDSGGPMVTESGELVGVVSWGYGCAKPDYPGVYSRVSFARDWIKEHSGV